In Macaca fascicularis isolate 582-1 chromosome X, T2T-MFA8v1.1, one DNA window encodes the following:
- the HCFC1 gene encoding host cell factor 1 isoform X11, producing MASAVSPANSPAVLLQPRWKRVVGWSGPVPRPRHGHRAVAIKELIVVFGGGNEGIVDELHVYNTATNQWFIPAVRGDIPPGCAAYGFVCDGTRLLVFGGMVEYGKYSNDLYELQASRWEWKRLKAKTPKNGPPPCPRLGHSFSLVGNKCYLFGGLANDSEDPKNNIPRYLNDLYILELRPGSGVVAWDIPITYGVLPPPRESHTAVVYTEKDNKKSKLVIYGGMSGCRLGDLWTLDIDTLTWNKPSLSGVAPLPRSLHSATTIGNKMYVFGGWVPLVMDDVKVATHEKEWKCTNTLACLNLDTMAWETILMDTLEDNIPRARAGHCAVAINTRLYIWSGRDGYRKAWNNQVCCKDLWYLETEKPPPPARVQLVRANTNSLEVSWGAVATADSYLLQLQKYDIPATAATATSPTPNPVPSVPANPPKSPAPAAAAPAVQPLTQVGITLLPQAAPAPPTTTTIQVLPTVPGSSISVPTAARTQGVPAVLKVTGPQATTGTPLVTMRPTSQAGKAPVTVTSLPAGVRMVVPTQSAQGTVIGSSPQMSGMAALAAAAAATQKIPPSSAPTVLSVPAGTTIVKTMAVTPGTTTLPATVKVASSPVMVSNPATRMLKTAAAQVGTSVSSATNTSTRPIITVHKSGTVTVAQQAQVVTTVVGGVTKTITLVKSPISVPGGSALISNLGKVMSVVQTKPVQTSAVTGQASTGPVTQIIQTKGPLPAGTILKLVTSADGKPTTIITTTQASGAGTKPTILGISSVSPSTTKPGTTTIIKTIPMSAIITQAGATGVTSSPGIKSPITIITTKVMTSGTGAPAKIITAVPKIATGHGQQGVTQVVLKGAPGQPGTILRTVPMGGVRLVTPVTVSAVKPAVTTLVVKGTTGVTTLGTVTGTVSTSLAGAGGHSTSASLATPITTLGTIATLSSQVINPTAITVSAAQTTLTAAGGLTTPTITMQPVSQPTQVTLITAPSGVEAQPVHDLPVSILASPTTEQPTATVTIADSGQGDVQPGTVTLVCSNPPCETHETGTTNTATTTVVANLGGHPQPTQVQFVCDRQEAAASLVTSTVGQQNGSVVRVCSNPPCETHETGTTNTATTATSNMAGQHGCSNPPCETHETGTTNTATTAMSSVGANHQRDARRACAAGTPAVIRISVATGALEAAQGSKPQCQTRQTSTTSTTMTVMATGAPCSAGPLLGPSMAREPGGRGPAFVQLAPLSSKVRLSSPGSKDLPAGRHSHVANTTAMARSSMGAGEPRTAPACESLQGGSPSTTVTVTALEALLCPSATVTQVCSNPPCETHETGTTNTATTSNAGSAQRVCSNPPCETHETGTTHTATTATSNGGTGQPEGGQQPPAGHPCETHQTTSTGTTMSVSMGALLPDATSSHRTLESGLEVAAAPSVTPQAGTALLAPFPTQRVCSNPPCETHETGTTHTATTVTSNMSSNQDPPPAASDQGEVESTQGDSVNITSSSAITTTVSSTLTRAVTTVTQSTPVPGPSVPKISSMTETAPRALTTEVPIPAKITVTIANTETSDMPFSAVDILQPPEELQVSPGPRQQLPPRQLLQSASTALMGESTEVLSASQTPELPAAVDLSSTGEPSSGQESASSAVVATVVVQPPPPVQSEVDQLSLPQELMAEAQAGTTTLMVTGLTPEELAVTAAAEAAAQAAATEEAQALAIQAVLQAAQQAVMGTGEPMDTSEAAATVTQAELGHLSAEGQEGQATTIPIVLTQQELAALVQQQQLQEAQAQQQHHHLPTEALAPADSLNDPAIESNCLNELAGTVPSTVALLPSTATESLAPSNTFVAPQPVVVASPAKLQAAATLTEVANGIESLGVKPDLPPPPSKAPMKKENQWFDVGVIKGTNVMVTHYFLPPDDAVPSDDDSGTVPDYNQLKKQELQPGTAYKFRVAGINACGRGPFSEISAFKTCLPGFPGAPCAIKISKSPDGAHLTWEPPSVTSGKIIEYSVYLAIQSSQAGGELKSSTPAQLAFMRVYCGPSPSCLVQSSSLSNAHIDYTTKPAIIFRIAARNEKGYGPATQVRWLQETSKDSSGTKPANKRPMSSPEMKSAPKKSKADGQ from the exons ATGGCTTCGGCCGTGTCGCCCGCCAACTCGCCAGCGGTGCTCCTGCAGCCCCGCTGGAAGCGAGTGGTGGGCTGGTCGGGTCCGGTGCCGCGGCCCCGCCACGGCCACCGCGCCGTGGCCATCAAGGAGCTCATCGTGGTGTTTGGCGGCGGCAACGAGGGAATAGTGGACGAACTGCACGTGTACAACACGG cAACCAACCAGTGGTTCATCCCAGCCGTGAGGGGGGACATTCCCCCTGGGTGTGCAGCCTATGGCTTCGTGTGTGACGGGACTCGCCTCCTGGTGTTTGGCGGGATGGTGGAGTATGGAAAATACAGCAATGACCTCTACGAGCTCCAG GCGAGCCGGTGGGAGTGGAAGAGACTCAAAGCAAAGACGCCCAAAAACGGGCCCCCTCCATGTCCTCGGCTCGGGCACAGCTTCTCCCTCGTGGGCAACAAATGCTACCTGTTTGGGGGTCTGGCCAATGATAGCGAGGACCCAAAGAACAACATTCCGAG GTACCTGAATGACTTATATATCCTGGAATTACGGCCAGGCTCCGGAGTGGTAGCCTGGGATATCCCCATCACTTATGGGGTCCTACCACCACCCCGGGAGTCACATACTGCCGTGGTCTACACCGAGAAAGACAACAAGAAGTCCAAGCTGGTGATCTACGGCGGGATGAGTGGCTGCAGGCTGGGGGACCTGTGGACCCTAGATATTG ACACACTGACGTGGAATAAGCCCAGTCTCAGCGGGGTGGCGCCTCTTCCTCGCAGTCTCCACTCGGCAACCACCATCGGAAATAA AATGTACGTGTTTGGTGGCTGGGTGCCTCTCGTCATGGATGACGTCAAAGTGGCCACACACGAGAAGGAGTGGAAGTGTACCAACACGCTGGCTTGTCTCAACCTGG ATACCATGGCCTGGGAGACGATCCTGATGGATACACTGGAGGACAACATCCCCCGCGCTCGGGCTGGCCACTGCGCAGTCGCCATCAACACTCGCTTGTACATTTGGAGTGGGCGTGACGGCTACCGCAAGGCCTGGAACAACCAGGTCTGCTGCAAGGACCTCTGGTACCTAGAGACAG AaaagccaccacccccagcccgaGTACAGCTGGTACGCGCCAACACCAACTCCCTGGAGGTGAGCTGGGGGGCAGTGGCAACAGCCGACAGCTACCTTCTCCAGCTCCAGAAATATGACATTCCTGCCACGGCCGCTACTGCCACCTCCCCTACGCCCAATCCGGTCCCATCTGTGCCTGCCAACCCTCCCAAGAGCCCTGCCCCAGCAGCAGCCGCACCTGCTGTGCAGCCGCTGACCCAAGTAGGCATCACGCTCCTGCCCCAGGCTGCCCCTGCGCCCCcgaccaccaccaccatccaggTCTTGCCGACGGTGCCTGGCAGCTCCATTTCTGTGCCCACTGCAGCCAGGACTCAAG GTGTCCCTGCTGTTCTCAAAGTGACCGGTCCTCAGGCTACAACAGGAACTCCATTGGTCACCATGCGACCTACCAGCCAGGCCGGGAAAGCCCCTGTCACCGTGACCTCCCTGCCTGCTGGAGTGCGGATGGTTGTGCCAACGCAGAGTGCCCAGGGGACG GTGATTGGCAGTAGCCCACAGATGAGTGGGATGGCCGCACTGGCCGCTGCGGCTGCTGCCACCCAGAAGATCCCCCCTTCCTCGGCACCCACGGTGCTGAGTGTCCCAGCGGGCACCACCATCGTGAAGACCATGGCTGTGACACCTGGCACTACCACCCTCCCAGCCACTGTGAAGGTGGCCTCCTCGCCAGTCATG GTGAGCAACCCTGCCACTCGCATGCTGAAGACTGCAGCTGCCCAGGTGGGGACATCGGTTTCCTCCGCCACCAACACGTCTACCCGCCCTATCATCACAGTGCACAAGTCAGGCACTGTGACAGTGGCCCAGCAAGCCCAGGTGGTGACCACAGTCGTGGGCGGGGTCACCAAGACCATCACCCTGGTGAAGAGCCCCATCTCTGTCCCAGGAGGCAGCGCTCTG ATTTCCAATCTGGGCAAAGTGATGTCGGTGGTCCAGACCAAACCAGTTCAGACTTCAGCAGTCACAGGCCAGGCGTCCACGGGTCCTGTGACTCAGATCATCCAG ACCAAAGGGCCTCTGCCAGCGGGAACAATCCTGAAGCTGGTGACCTCAGCAGATGGCAagcccaccaccatcatcactaccacgcAGGCCAGTGGGGCGGGGACCAAGCCCACCATCCTGGGCATCAGTAGCGTCTCCCCCAGTACCACCAAGCCCGGCACAACCACCATCATCAAAACCATCCCCATGTCGGCCATCATCACCCAGGCGGGCGCCACCG GTGTGACCAGCAGTCCTGGCATCAAGTcccccatcaccatcatcaccaccaagGTGATGACTTCAGGAACTGGAGCACCTGCCAAAATCATCACTGCTGTCCCCAAAATTGCCACTGGTCATGGGCAGCAGGGAGTGACGCAG GTGGTGCTTAAGGGGGCCCCGGGACAGCCAGGCACCATTCTCCGCACTGTGCCCATGGGGGGTGTTCGCCTAGTCACACCCGTCACCGTCTCCGCTGTCAAGCCAGCTGTCACCACGTTGGTTGTGAAAGGCACCACAG GTGTCACGACCCTAGGCACAGTGACAGGCACGGTCTCCACCAGCCTTGCCGGGGCAGGGGGCCACAGCACCAGTGCTTCCCTGGCCACGCCCATCACCACCTTGGGCACCATCGCCACCCTCTCAAGCCAGGTGATCAACCCCACTGCCATCACTGTGTCTGCCGCACAGACCACGCTGACAGCGGCAGGCGGGCTCACGACCCCAACCATCACCATGCAG CCCGTGTCCCAGCCCACCCAGGTAACTCTGATCACGGCACCCAGTGGGGTGGAGGCTCAGCCTGTGCACGACCTCCCTGTGTCCATTCTGGCCTCCCCGACTACAGAACAGCCCACTGCCACAGTCACCATTGCCGACTCAGGCCAGGGTGATGTGCAGCCTGGCACTGTCACCTTGGTGTGCTCCAACCCACCCTGTGAGACCCACGAGACTGGCACCACCAACACAGCAACCACCACTGTTGTGGCTAACCTTGGGGGACACCCCCAGCCCACCCAAGTGCAGTTCGTCTGTGACAGACAGGAGGCAGCTGCTTCTCTTGTGACCTCGACTGTGGGGCAGCAGAATGGTAGTGTGGTTCGAGTCTGCTCAAACCCACCCTGCGAGACCCATGAGACGGGCACCACCAACACCGCCACCACCGCCACCTCCAACATGGCCGGGCAGCATGGCTGCTCAAACCCACCCTGCGAGACCCATGAGACAGGCACCACCAACACTGCCACTACAGCCATGTCAAGTGTCGGCGCCAACCACCAGCGAGATGCCCGTCGGGCCTGTGCAGCCGGCACCCCTGCCGTGATCCGGATCAGTGTGGCCACTGGGGCGCTGGAGGCAGCTCAGGGCTCTAAGCCCCAGTGCCAAACCCGCCAGACCAGCACGACCAGCACCACCATGACTGTGATGGCCACCGGGGCCCCGTGCTCGGCCGGCCCACTCCTTGGGCCAAGCATGGCACGGGAACCTGGGGGCCGTGGCCCTGCTTTTGTGCAGTTGGCCCCTCTGAGTAGCAAAGTCAGGCTGAGCAGCCCAGGCAGCAAGGACCTGCCCGCGGGGCGCCACAGCCATGTGGCCAACACCACTGCCATGGCCCGTTCCAGCATGGGTGCTGGGGAGCCCCGCACGGCACCTGCGTGCGAGAGCCTCCAGGGTGGCTCGCCTAGCACCACAGTGACTGTGACGGCCCTGGAGGCACTGCTGTGCCCCTCGGCCACCGTGACCCAAGTCTGCTCCAACCCACCATGTGAGACCCACGAGACAGGCACCACCAACACCGCCACTACCTCGAATGCAGGCAGCGCCCAGAGGGTGTGCTCCAACCCACCATGCGAAACCCACGAGACAGGCACCACCCACACGGCCACCACCGCCACTTCAAACGGGGGCACGGGCCAGCCCGAGGGTGGGCAACAGCCCCCTGCTGGTCACCCCTGTGAGACACACCAGACCACTTCCACCGGCACCACCATGTCAGTCAGCATGGGCGCCCTACTTCCCGACGCCACTTCTTCCCACAGGACCCTGGAGTCTGGTCTGGAGGTGGCGGCGGCGCCCAGCGTCACCCCCCAGGCTGGCACCGCACTGCTGGCTCCTTTCCCAACGCAGAGGGTGTGCTCCAACCCCCCCTGTGAGACCCACGAGACGGGCACCACTCACACGGCCACCACTGTCACTTCCAACATGAGCTCAAACCAAG ACCCCCCACCCGCTGCCAGCGATCAGGGAGAGGTGGAGAGCACCCAGGGCGACAGCGTGAACATCACCAGCTCCAGTGCCATCACAACAACTGTGTCCTCCACACTGACGCGGGCTGTGACCACTGTGACGCAGTCCACGCCGGTCCCGGGCCCCTCCGTGCCG AAGATTTCATCAATGACTGAGACTGCCCCAAGGGCTCTGACTACTGAAGTCCCCATCCCGGCCAAAATAACAGTGACCATAGCCAACACAGAAACTTCTGACATGCCCTTCTCTGCTGTTGACATCCTGCAGCCCCCAGAGGAACTCCAGGTGTCACCAGGGCCTCGCCAGCAGCTGCCGCCACGGCAGCTTCTACAGTCGGCTTCCACAGCCCTGATGGGGGAGTCCACTGAGGTCCTGTCAGCCTCCCAGACCCCTGAGCTCCCAGCCGCCGTGGATCTGAGCAGCACAGGGGAGCCATCTTCGGGCCAGGAGTCTGCCAGCTCTGCGGTGGTGGCCACTGTGGTGGTCCAGCCACCCCCACCTGTGCAGTCTGAAGTAGACCAGTTATCACTTCCCCAAGAGTTAATGGCCGAGGCCCAAGCCGGCACCACCACCCTCATGGTAACGGGGCTCACCCCTGAGGAGCTGGCAGTGACTGCCGCTGCAGAAGCAGCCGCCCAGGCCGCAGCCACGGAGGAAGCCCAGGCCCTGGCCATCCAGGCGGTGCTCCAGGCCGCACAGCAGGCCGTCATGG GCACTGGCGAGCCTATGGACACCTCTGAGGCAGCAGCAACCGTGACGCAGGCAGAGCTGGGGCACCTGTCAGCCGAGGGTCAGGAGGGCCAGGCCACCACCATCCCTATTGTGCTGACACAGCAGGAGCTGGCTGCCCtggtgcagcagcagcagctacaggaggcccaggcccagcagcagcatcaccaccTCCCCACTGAGGCCCTGGCCCCTGCCGACAGTCTCAACGACCCGGCCATTGAGAGCAACTGCCTCAATGAGCTGGCCGGCACAGTCCCCAGCACTGTGGCGCTGCTGCCCTCAACGGCCACTGAGA GCCTGGCCCCATCCAACACATTTGTGGCCCCCCAGCCGGTTGTGGTGGCCAGCCCAGCCAAGCTGCAGGCTGCAGCTACCCTGACTGAAGTGGCCAATGGCATCGAGTCCCTGGGTGTG AAGCCGGACCTGCCACCCCCACCCAGCAAAGCCCCCATGAAGAAGGAGAACCAGTGGTTTGATGTAGGGGTCATTAAGGGCACCAATGTAATGGTGACACACTATTTCCTGCCACCAGATGATGCTGTCCCATCAGAC GATGATTCGGGCACCGTCCCCGACTATAACCAGCTGAAGAAGCAGGAGCTGCAGCCAGGCACAGCCTATAAGTTTCGTGTTGCCGGAATCAATGCCTGTGGCCGGGGGCCCTTCAGCGAAATCTCAGCCTTTAAGACGTGTCTGCCTGGTTTCCCAGGGGCCCCTTGTGCCATTAAAATCAGCAAA AGTCCGGACGGTGCTCACCTCACCTGGGAGCCACCCTCTGTGACCTCCGGCAAGATCATCGAGTACTCGGTGTACCTGGCCATCCAGAGCTCACAGGCTGGGGGCGAGCTCAAGAGCTCCACCCCGGCCCAGCTGGCCTTCATGCGGGTGTACTGCgggcccagcccctcctgcctGGTGCAGTCCTCCAGCCTCTCCAACGCCCACATCGACTATACCACCAAGCCCGCCATCATCTTCCGCATCGCCGCCCGCAATGAGAAGGGCTATGGCCCAGCCACACAAGTGAGGTGGCTGCAGG aAACCAGTAAAGACAGCTCTGGCACCAAGCCGGCCAACAAGCGGCCCATGTCCTCTCCAGAAAT GAAATCTGCTCCAAAGAAATCTAAGGCCGATGGTCAGTGA